From the Halalkalicoccus sp. CGA53 genome, one window contains:
- the dpsA gene encoding DNA starvation/stationary phase protection protein DpsA, translating into MSVQKTVRQEAGTVEENELRIEKEKAEQIIDALNTDLANSYVLYHQLKKHHWVVEGAEFRDLHLFLEEAYEHVEVGADHIAERAQALGGVPVSGPANLEERATVEFEGEDVYDIRTMLENDLETYGDIIEGLREHIRLADNLGDYATEELLREVLATVEEDAHHIEHYLEDDTLVISEAMER; encoded by the coding sequence ATGAGTGTACAGAAGACCGTCCGTCAGGAAGCCGGCACCGTCGAGGAGAACGAGCTTCGAATCGAGAAGGAGAAGGCCGAGCAGATCATCGACGCGCTGAACACCGACCTCGCGAACTCGTACGTACTCTACCACCAGCTGAAAAAGCACCACTGGGTCGTCGAGGGTGCGGAGTTCCGCGACCTCCACCTCTTCTTAGAGGAGGCCTACGAGCACGTCGAGGTCGGTGCCGACCACATCGCAGAGCGCGCGCAGGCGCTCGGCGGCGTGCCCGTCTCGGGTCCCGCGAACTTAGAGGAGCGTGCGACCGTCGAGTTCGAGGGCGAGGACGTCTACGACATCCGGACGATGCTCGAGAACGACCTCGAGACCTACGGCGACATCATCGAGGGACTGCGAGAGCACATCCGCCTCGCTGACAACCTCGGCGACTACGCCACCGAGGAGCTGCTGCGCGAGGTCTTAGCGACCGTCGAGGAGGACGCCCACCACATCGAACACTACCTCGAGGACGACACGCTCGTCATCTCCGAGGCGATGGAACGGTAG